In Gossypium arboreum isolate Shixiya-1 chromosome 3, ASM2569848v2, whole genome shotgun sequence, the sequence gctctttttttccttttcttttacggtgtagttttctttttcataaaataaCTTTGAATGTCATGAATTTATTAACCAAAATTCAAATAGCTTTCCTCTTCGATCTCCGACATTGACTGTCAGATCAACTTTGAATGTTAATATTTTTTGTCAATTGTACATATTATTGTATTGGTATAGtaacaaatttagccttcaaAGCTTACACATTTTATCAATTATGTCTTGATTAGACTTGATCATGATTCGAGCCACCCACCTAGGCTCGAAGGCTCGTCATAAAAGTgggagggtttggacaaaaatatatgcTAAAAAAATGAGCTTGGGCAAAAAATAAGACCCATTTTCTAAACAAGCCAGCCACGAGCAAAATTTTTTGGCTTAGGCCCGACCCAAATCACATAGCTTAGATAAAAAATATTTCCAATTTgttggaaaacatttattttaatatttttaatatatttgatgtattatattttttaaaatttatttttatataaaataaattttagaaatttattaTGGTCAAGCCAAGTCAAACTCGGGTTTAACATTTTTAATATGAATCGagcttgagtaaaattttagacCCATTTTTTAGGTCGGACCGGAGCCTAGAAAGCAAACCTAAAATTCTGCATCGGTCTGACCCATTATCAAGTCTAATATTAGTTTAACAAATTTAACCTgtaacatttatatatatatatatgaaaaattttAGCATACATTGTTTATATATTCTATcaacatttatataaaatatatacacattaatgATTGAATTTATTAGTATATCTCTAAAAATATGTATTATTTACAGAAAACATAAGCATTACCactataattaaatttaacatgAGTTGGACTGAGGCTTTTGGTTTGATCTTACTCAAAAGTGCATTGAAGCCAATGCGTCTCCCCAAAGGCTTAATGATCACTGTCTTCATGCTCTTATCAATTAGTTCATGAATCCCATCTATATTCTCAATAAGAACTAAGTCATCATCCTCAACAACTCTTCCAGCCTGCTCACCCGTCAGCATATCCTTAAACAGAAACCCTTTGCTCCTCATTATCCTCCATCATTGGATCATCACCCCGCCTTCTCACCTTCTTAGAGGCTACCGGCAAAAGGAAATCAATGTTGGACGCCATGTGTTTTATAATCCAGTGtattcaaataataaaaatttattaaaattatatttatgtcAAACtatgattttattaataataattaaaaataaataatatttactaataattattaaaatatcttgttaattaattaataataattttataatgatACTATACAAGtattattttaaaacattttcaaaatcTTTGGTCTTATTGTGTATATATCTATTaattttataatgataaaatggCAACGCAACCTCTCTACTTTTTGTCTCTTAAGCAGGGTTAAAATTTGGAGCTGCAATGAGTTTGGAGTCTCCAAATGAGCTTTACTGTTGGCGTTCTAAACACTAAAATAACTCATGTATAGAAAGTATTATTCTTCGAGATTCCATCATACTGAAATAATCGGTGATTTAAGGAGTCTAAATTGAAGTTCATAGATTGTGTTTGTTGATGGGGTGTTGTGATACTCGTACCAGGTGAAATTGTTGGTGCTCTGCATTTAAAATTAGATtcgaaaatcatcatcaaaaGAAGATACAAAAAAGATTGAATAACAAATTCAAGAACTTGACAATATCTAATATTTTTACCACATCACCTCtacattaatttatttaatcatttcaaTATTTAAACTTTTCTTGAAATGCATCAGAGCTTACCTTATATTATTCTTGTTAACTTACAATCGgttcttttatttatattatttgatttttaaatgcatatataattattatatgcCCATTTTTTACACATATTTTGTAGGTATAATACAAATGGAGATCTTTTGGAGAGGAAAAATGGATGCAAATGGAAAATATTAAAGactattatatttaattatattttacttTCAAAATTATGTAGTGTTTCAAGACTTCAAATTTCGGTTTATTTAGTTAATTCGGTTAACATTCAAGACAAATAAATATTATcaatgtatttttttatatattttatacttgttttaataaaaaacaaaaaaaaatatataaatttcgattaattcggttaaccgtcCCAATTAATCAAAATATTTCAATTCGATTAACGGTTAAAGAATTATACAATTTGGTTAATTTAGTTAATATTAATTCGATTCGATTAACCGTTCGAACATTCCAAACTAGTGGTATCGATGAAGTTACATTCATGATAGTCAATTATATTCTAATATTGGCCAAAACATTCTATTTCGGTGATCAAATTATCAATAAGTGACGGGGTTGATTTAGACTTAATCTTGAACTTTATAAGCTCAACTTCATATTAGACATTAACCCTAAAAAGAATATTGTAACATGACAAACATTATGATGTTTGCAATGCAActtaaagagagagagagagagagagtctcAAACTTCAAATCTTAGCATGGGATTATTGAttgaaataaaatgataaaataagaaagGGGCACTTTGTTAATATACTTTATACTTCCAACtttaataaagaaaaataaaaaagagggGGGAAATGGAGGGGAGACAATGCTAACCACTAAAGCAAGCACGGATTGTACTGCTTGCTAAAGGTTTCCGTATTCATATGCTTTTgctttccattttctttttcttttggttttgaGATTGACAACTTTGGTTGTTCCATAATACTACTAGgtttcattaaatttaaaattgagtTAAAGGTAAGATTTCTAAATAAGATAAGCttgttttaacattattttttatatttataaaatttgaattcGAGATAAATTTGAATTCGAGATATTATTtaagaaatattaaaatttttatcactTAATTCAACAAGCGTGTTGAtatatgtttttgttttttttaagagaaatttattaatttatttaatgaatgagattattaaattCAGGGGGAAAAGTAACAAACACCCATTGTGGATGGTGAAGGACAAGCTCCATCAACACAACAAAGGCTTCAGCTTTAACATCAATAGAACATTATGGCACGTTGACAATTGGCTCTGTCACAACTCAAGTACAACATATTTGGAGTGATTGCAAGCATTATAATAAGTAAACCAACCCAGGATGGTCCAAAGTAGCAGGCAAAGACTGACAAAAGAATCAAGCATCCACCAAGCTAAAAAGGACGACAATAAAACTAATCTTAAAATCACTTGCAAAAGCAATACTACATGCATAAGCAAGATTAAAAAGCATATTACAAGAGTAGACAAAAACTTTTAAAAGTGAAGGcttattaaacaatgaaaaaacaaacaaaaaatataaaatttaagacAATACGGGTCCAAACCGACtcatgaaatcatttattattctgaaaTACTCTCAAAACAGAAACATATTAAGAAGTCAACAAAGAGTCACCCACTTTCTAAAGGAAATTGTTGATGGTCGATGGTGTTTTAGCGATAATAGGCGTTGTCATTTGTCAATCACAACTTGTAAAAACAACAAAGATACCCACAAAATAGATCTGCAAACTGAAAAGAAAGAAGGCACATGGagtgaatgagaagaagaaagaaagaaagggttgATGAGCAAGAGAAAAAGGCGAGCAGTAGCTAGCCCGAAGGCTAGCACCGCCGTtggacaaaaaaaagaaaaaagaaaagaagcaaatgacttgaagaaaaaaaaagaattttttttaaagtttttatatgCTTTtgtttttaatcttttattttttaatgattGATAATGTAGTTTTTGTGTTCTAATTTAAACACTCCTCCCTTCTTTAACTCAAAAAGGCGTTTAAGACAAAGATTTTGGTTTGTTGGTTAAGGTAGAGGTCTTAAGTTATTAAGTATTTAAGTTAAATTTTTACTGTGCGTAATTGTGATGTGTGGATATTCATCTCACCACTTATGTATGCCATATGTGGATTTGGTCTAATTCTCTGCTTGTTGTGCTTTGTAttgatttaattctatattataTAATTGACCGGACTTAAAACTGTATTTATTTTGTACTTATAAATATATTGTATTTATAATAATAGAACTCTAAAAGAATTTGCTTAATTATTCCATACTTTTAATCTTTCTAATAAGGATTTTTttataagtgaatttaatttcaaTACTCTTTGATTATACACTTTATGCCTTGATCCCAGTCATAATTCAATTACCTGTAATTTCAAATTCTAGTAAGATAGAGATAagattgaaataaaattttaaaaataattgagaTTAAAGTTCAAACTTTGTGTTAAAAGTACATTTAGAATTAATTATTTGtaataattgaaaataaatttttatttaacaaagAGATTAGAAGAATTTGTTATAATCCAATGATCACCTATGAGGCCAAGACATCTGAGTTCAAGAGTTTACAAGCCCATGATCTCACAAGATCAACACCCCACGAGCTCATACAGTAGGGACCACACTATTAATATAGACAACAAACTAGATATCCATGCATCGCATACGTATGTTGTCTTAACATGACAACCTATACCTACAAGAACAAGACATAAGTATGTCGGTTGAGTTTCAAGGAGTATAAGACTAATATGAAGATGTCATATAGCGTTTGAGGGAAGGACTAGAAGCACCCCTTTTAAGACCCATAAACATCAGAACCACTAACTCTGTTCCCCCTTTATCATACTCTTAACTATCTTTCTTCTTCCACTCAAACTCCAATTCCCTGATAAAACTCAAACTTCAATAACTTTCACCCACAGTTCTTCACCCACCAAATGAGCCGTCATTAACCACTACATCCCAACTTTATATCAGCAAAACCCtaacttataattttttaaaaaatcttttttttaacaaaaaaatgaaaaatgatatTCAATTTTACATATCTATAAAAAGAATTAGTGTATTGGTTTTGTCCCATTCCAATAATCCTTTTAAGTCAATTATGAAGTCTTAAATTAAGTGTATTTTATCTTGAATTAGGTGGATTAAGATTAACCTATCTATTTACTAGCTATAAAGTATATAATAGACACACTACTATAGCATGGATCCAAGGAAAATGACAAatctatatattatatatgtgaactacatattttttctaacaTATGACAAAAGGAAATCACAAAAAGATAACATAGGAGATTAATGCAATCAAGAGAGAATCAAGTTCTAATCTTTATCATTTTATTtactaataataaataaatatattttaagacACCCACTTTGTTTCTAAATTACTTCCCGACCTTTTGTTTTCATTGTGACATAAGATTCAACCATACACCTCAACATATTTAATAAATCTACACGATTTGTGATTAAAGATTCCACTactatttatttcatttattcataATATTATTTTCAAGAAATAATTAATATTTCTAATCTCATCTTTTAttctctaaattttaaattttatttctatgttaagaaataattttttttgggtACTAATTTTATGCTCGccttaaaagaaaaatgaaaattttaaaaagaaaaaacaagGAGAGAATAATTAAAAGGAAATTTAATGTTGAAGAATTTGTCGAATTTCGACAACAAAGACAAAACATAAGTGTGCTAAAAGGATTTTAGAAGTGATGTGTTGTGCTCATCGTGATTTGAGTTTTAACTTTTAGAttctttttaagtttataataaattttgtgtcttaaaataattaagaaaagaACCCATTAAAAAGATTTGTACTTTGATGTGCCAAATGATTTTTAAGTTTAAGATTATAAAATCTATTAACTTAatctcctctctctctctctctctctctcaaaataataataataagtctCATAATGTCATCTCAATCTTCTTTTATTTACATATAAGTTCTCTCGATTTTGTTTAACTTTTTAAATCtttaatattttgtatttatattaAATCTAGAATAAATTTAGAATTcaactaaataaaattagattattttattGATAGATTATATTACAATTAGTCTTTTTAACAAGACATTTTCACACCTTGATCATCAATCTAAGGCTCACTACCTTTAATGGCCTTCTCATTTGATGATTACTTGAAAAGACTAACACTACTAGGAATTAGTTTAGAGGGCAGCGTTCTAATTTTGACAAATACTACCAACTTTTTCCCGACGAATTTTTCGTCggtaaaaagttttttttttttaaataaaaagaaaaattaactGAAAGGGGTAGCTAGATTGTGCAAGCTAACTTTGCTTGTTGCACCAAAATTCCCATTGATATCATCCAAATTCCATAACCCATCCCATAGAACATCGACCTCGTTCGAAGTATCGCTCCCGGAACCCGAAACGTTGCCGTCAAAATCCATCATAGGATAGAACAAGCCTGCTTGTTGTTGTTCTACGGTTGTGTTGGGGTATGAAACAGCAGTCGCCATTTCTTGTCTTAACTGTGGCACATATGGAAGTACTGATGATTTATTTTCAGTTTCATCAAGCAAAGACATGATCCTTTTCATGTCCAATTGATTCAACTGTAACTGTTGTTCATGTTGCTCTTGCTGTTGTTGAAGTTGCAGTTGCTGTTGTTGTTGTTGGAGGAGTTGCTGCTGTTGGAATTGTTGTCTTTTCAGCAAACGAGCTTTGGATTTAAGATCAGAAGTGTTATTATCTGATGGAAGCTTGTTCTTTTTCTTGAAATGGGTCCGCCAATAATTCTTGATCTCATTATCAGTTCTTCCCGGCAAGCTTCTCGCAATCGTCGACCACCTACAAATCAAGATCATGAGCAACGAATACGAATATATTCCCGATTTTCAGACCAAAAATTTCCATGTTTGGGATCATATTATTACCTGTTTCCCCACCTTGCATGTAACTCGATAATAATACTCTCTTCATGTGGGGTTATTTGTCCCCTTTTAAGGTCTGGCCTTAAATAATTCACCCACCTCAACCTACAACTCTTCCCATTCCTTTTCAACCCTGAAAAAACACAACAACAGCAACATACTTTAAATGTTAAGATTCGAACATTAAACTTACGAAATGTCACATTTCCAAGTTTTTGTTTACCAGCAAGCCTAGCAACAGAGTTCCATCTGCCTTCACCATGTAACTTAACATATTCAATAAGGAGTTTATCTTCTTCAGCAGTCCAAGGACCTTTTCTCCAACCTTCTTCAATGAAACCCCAACCTAAGTGACCAGCCATCATTGCCCAAGACATGactaacaacaacaacaacaaaaaaaggcTTAAAACACACTTTGATATTTAATGCTTTTTGAAACTTAAAAAGTGTTTTTTTTAGTGCAAATTGTTTGTGGCATTTGAGGTTTAGTGTAtcatgtatttatatgtgaaGTAAAGGAGAGGCCCATCAGTCCTTTTCTAAACCATCCCTTgtatcttttctctcttttgattTTAGATTAAGATACTGTCATATCATTTGTTAAATTACCAATGTAACCTTAAAATTAGGGAGAGAGTAATATTTAGCCATtaaatttggtaattttttttacACGTATTCGTTTTAGAACTTAGGAGCTTCTCCTGATCTGATCATTGAATTTGAATTCCGTTATAATATTATGATATCGTTAtcaattgaaattttttataatttctttataatttttgttttcttaaattatatatttataagagaagttagatattatataaaaaaattgattacAATGAAATTATCCAAAGGACATTAAAGTCAATATcaatgaattgaaagaaaaaattgGGAATGTCAAGACATTGGGTGACATTATCCAATTAGCATACATTTGTTTGATGCCAAAAAgagacaaaagaaagaaaagaaaaaaaaaaagaaaagaatctcATACCTTTCTGCCAAGTATAATCTTGGGTTTAtacaaaatcattataaataaatatgttcattttatatattattaaccaTATTTATTACCAAGTATAAATTTTATaccttaatattattttatgtgatagtatttcttcttaaatgtgtatttttattttctaatagCTTTTAAAAGgtataattgaaataaaaatatatattataaaaagtgGGTGgatgattattttaattttgatgtgTAATGAAAATTGAACAGGTGTTGGATTTGCTTACATGTTAAAGTGATTGTTGGTCCAAATAATCTTTCATTAAatcatgatttttttaaattaataaatattgttGGATTCCATATTGGGTATTGgggacattaaaatattcaaacaGTTTATGGTGATGTTTTTCTTTAGATCATCTCCATTGACAGGTGGTCTTGTTCTAGATTTATGTCTTCAAAGACAAAGTTTGATTACGCCCCTTGGGTGCATGCAAATTCCATCTTCTTTCCGATTTtgatcatgtatatatatttttaaataatatctaaaattatttataattttttcaatccgtaaataaaaggataatgCGTTTCAACACACTTAAATTCACGTCTTTTTGCATTAATAATAATGTCTAtactaaaattaattttttattatgtaaaatatatttttatgtttaaaatataaaaatttaaattttaaaatgctaaaattatttttttaaatctaaaagtcttaaaataaatacattttatcaaaaaaatttaaattccaaatctaaaattaataaaaattaaaatcaaactaaATTATCATAAACAATtcgaaaaacataaaaataaaatcaattaaaccaAACAAAACTCAATCTCGAATTTAAACCCCGACAACCTATCCCTCCATCTTTTGACTCAAAgacaacaataaaaataaatgagaGAATTTTTGTTGTAATCCAAATTTCATATTTGCAAATTTTATATTTGATTGCCATGTGAGGGATTTTCTCGCGAGACAAACAAGGTGTAGTGATATAGAAAATCTGTACACCCACTTGTCACTCTAATCTctgttttatatttaattaatccaAAATTAAACACTAATAATCCGTGTCTTGTACGGATTTTCGcactaaagaaaaaagaaaagaacagtAGGGTTTAAAAGCTGAAAGACTTGACTGACTACTTGTACTGCTTAAACTTTTGTTTAACAGCTAAGCATGTgagctttattattattttaatttctaactaAATAATTTGTGTTTAGTAAATAGGATAAAAGTGCAACATTATTATATATTTCTTTTGCATTGCCAATTTTATTCGAGTTTTTTTCCTAaataatattattgttattacaACAATTAAAAAGATACTGAATTTAAAGGTGATTAAGTACGCATTTTcttctaatttaaaaattattatttgaagttaaaattaatctatttaatttttattaatcagAATTAAAATTGGGTTTTCTTTTTAGATACTAATTAATGAGGGATACAAtaatttttaactttattttgtgaaattaaagaaatatattgtttatgtttaattatttaaaatattttaaaagtaatgTGTTGTCTAACTCTTTTGGTGATAATTATTTCATGTCTTTTCAGAGAAGATAAATAAGATTAGGATTAGAGATGTTGTGGGGCTTCTTAAGCaaacattaattaaattattccTCCTTTGGTTCCTTTTCTTAATTGGAAGGGGAAATTTTTAGCACGcttttttctagaaaagttaggGAAATTAATTCCATCAAATTATAACTCATCACAATGATTTTTAAGACTCGTGTTAAGTTGATTATTTGTGTATGTTAGAATATAGAGTAAAAATTTGAAggttaaaatatgatttaatttcttatatattttatctatttgaaatttagtctctttattttatttttcagaatTTCGTTCttctactttttaaattttaaaaatttatgttgAAAATGCTTAtgggattttttttctttaaaacacaCATTTGAAGTCATGATGATGGAATAAATTTTTTGTTGGAATAGTGTTGTTAAAAATGGCTATAGCATTGTAATTGTAATAAGTAACAATGTTAACTATTTagactaattaataacattataaaagtagAAAGATTTAGCAAATTATGTCAAAAATAAAGTATATGGATTTAATCCAAGTTTTAGCATGTTATAGGGGCCGAAATTAAAATTGACCATTGTCTTGTAATGTTAGAAAAAAGTAAGGCAAGTCCTTAAGATGTGTCTATCTCTAAAGCTCTTAAAGTATTCAATTATATATAACCACGAAACATTTTAATCGAAAATTGAACTATATTAACTATTTGGACTAACTAATAATATTGTGAAGATCTATGATcaaattatgttagaaattaaagtagaatgattaaatttcaaatttaagtataatagaaagattaaaactaaaattaaaccattttgtaaaatgaaAAAAGGAGAAGAAAAGGAGCATCGATGAGTGTCCACCAGTCAATATATATGGGTTTAAGTATTATAGAAAGACTAAACCTAAAAttaaaccattttgtaaaataaaataaaataaaataaaataaaaaagggtgGGTGTCCATGTCTCAATAGGAGGaagggtttttttaaaaaaaaatcaaaatgcaatttaaatttattaataaggtATTGGTTTAATAGTAAAATTAAGGTGATGAGAACTTTGTGAGATCTTCAAATTCAAGTTTCGCTTTATGTAAATAATATCTGAAATTTGTTTTAGATTTTAATGTGGATTAGATTGAATTAgatttgaatattaaaattattatttgccTAAAGTTAAACTTAATGTTGGATTAAAATAttccttttaattatttaaaatatttttatatctaaagttaaattcaaattttaacatCGAGCTGGTTAGTGATCGACACGATTGCTAGGTTAGACCAAATGAATGATCCCCGACTCAAGCCAGCAAGAATGGTATAAGAATGGACTTTGGAGTCCATTCTCCGACCTAGAGAATCACTTTCAACAATATGATAGCCCATTGTTGGGCTCAAGGGCCCATTTAGCAAGGCATGCAAGCCCACTTCTTGGGTGTAGAAGCCCACCCTTGAGGACTAGGCCTAAAAGGCCTATTGACGAGTGTATGCGAATGTCACACCCTAAAATTTTTTAATCCGCATTTTAAATTGTTGACCAAGTGAGATTGGTAATGACTCGCATTTGAGCTAGTCGAACCCATTGAAgattttacttgtttcattttggCGTATTTCACTTCTAGATTGTTTCGCCAGGTTCTACCATCTTACGGATTCTTGTTCTGCATTTGGCGAGCTCTTATGTTTGCGAACCCGCCAATGAAGAGTTTAATCGTTGCAAAcatatttgtttgttttagtaTCCGCAATAAGTGGGACATATACAATATATGTGTCAAGTCTTATATAGGAAAAGCATGTCATTTTGCATGACACTTGAAGAGCCTCGATGATTGTGTCTAATTAGTGGAATCGTGTGTGCATGTAATATGATTAGGTATCCTGCTTAGAGTGGGATTACGAGCTAATCCTTATATAAATATGATAGAAGATTAATAGAGAAAAAgactttattttccttttctctGTTCATCTTTGTTATTTCAAAAGAAACTTAGAGTGTTCTTCATTACTTGAAGAAGGAACCAATTATTCAGTTTGATTAGCAACTAACCTTTTCAAGCCAATTGTTGGTAAGTTCTTGAGTCTTACTGTAGTTTAATACTAGGGAATGAAAGAGTAGTTGGAATCATTTATATAGGTTTGCATTGGAAGTTTTAGAGTGAAGGAAACTTCCTTCTGGTTAATTGATTACATGTTACTgattcttatttttaaaattaagtttcGGTTGTTTCTGTATTTAATAGAACGTTTATTTTATTTAgctaaagaaaaaggagaaagccCTAGTGCAAAAATAAAGAACCCGTAGAGTAAACAAATCTTTTCCTAGTAATCTCTGGTGAGTTCCTCTCACTTGTGCTTCTAATAAATTCCAATTAGCTCAATAGAAATGTTGTCTTTCATGTATGTTAGTATTTTTTAAATCAGTTGTGCATGGATGCATTAATAAACTAGAAGAAATGATAATTGACTGAATGTGCATGAATGATTAATAACAGACACTCTTCCTTGGAGCACAAGCTCTATATCTGAAATGGTGGAAAAGGGGAAATGGAGGAAACTGagatgagatgcgaatgtgatggGAAAAATGcatgaaaaatatgaaatgatatgttatttgCATCCAATAGGGCATGTGAATACAAAC encodes:
- the LOC108475767 gene encoding transcription factor MYB24-like codes for the protein MSWAMMAGHLGWGFIEEGWRKGPWTAEEDKLLIEYVKLHGEGRWNSVARLAGLKRNGKSCRLRWVNYLRPDLKRGQITPHEESIIIELHARWGNRWSTIARSLPGRTDNEIKNYWRTHFKKKNKLPSDNNTSDLKSKARLLKRQQFQQQQLLQQQQQQLQLQQQQEQHEQQLQLNQLDMKRIMSLLDETENKSSVLPYVPQLRQEMATAVSYPNTTVEQQQAGLFYPMMDFDGNVSGSGSDTSNEVDVLWDGLWNLDDINGNFGATSKVSLHNLATPFS